In a single window of the Actinomycetota bacterium genome:
- the cofE gene encoding coenzyme F420-0:L-glutamate ligase translates to MSRLSAWGVEGIGEIRPGDQLGEIVAEACRDAPNGPLADGDVLVVTQKVVSKAEGRMVAIDPDDPLAHKRLVEEEAVRVVRRRGDLVITETRHGFICANSGVDLSNVERGWAALLPLDSDRSARRIAEIVRVRLGVQVAVIVSDTFGRPWRQGLTDVAIGVAGIAGVVDLRGTSDALGRTMNVTEVAVADELASTAELVMGKAAGIPVAVVRGVDPGWLRQASVRELIRPPGEDLFR, encoded by the coding sequence TTGAGCCGGCTCAGCGCGTGGGGGGTCGAAGGGATCGGCGAGATCCGTCCCGGCGACCAGCTCGGCGAGATCGTCGCCGAGGCCTGCCGGGACGCTCCGAACGGCCCGCTCGCCGACGGTGACGTGCTCGTCGTCACCCAGAAGGTGGTCTCGAAGGCCGAGGGTCGCATGGTGGCGATCGACCCCGACGACCCGCTGGCGCACAAGCGGCTCGTGGAGGAAGAAGCGGTGCGCGTGGTGCGCCGCCGCGGTGACCTCGTCATCACCGAGACCAGGCACGGCTTCATCTGCGCGAACTCCGGCGTGGACCTGTCCAACGTCGAGCGGGGATGGGCCGCGCTGCTGCCCCTCGACAGCGACCGCTCGGCGCGGCGCATCGCCGAGATCGTGCGCGTCCGGCTGGGCGTCCAGGTGGCGGTGATCGTGTCCGACACGTTCGGCCGGCCGTGGAGGCAGGGCCTGACCGACGTGGCGATCGGGGTCGCCGGCATCGCGGGGGTGGTCGACCTGCGCGGCACGAGCGACGCGCTCGGGCGCACGATGAACGTCACCGAGGTGGCCGTGGCCGACGAGCTCGCCTCGACCGCCGAGCTGGTGATGGGCAAGGCCGCCGGCATCCCCGTGGCCGTGGTGAGGGGTGTCGACCCCGGGTGGCTGCGGCAAGCGAGCGTGCGGGAGCTGATCCGCCCGCCGGGAGAGGATCTGTTCCGCTGA
- the ftsH gene encoding ATP-dependent zinc metalloprotease FtsH, with product MSELPPPPPPPPPPKHRAPQRPEGEGPNGKAGGGATGGRPALPRWSPWILLGIMLLLLFGQQLLPEPNREEIGFDEFITQVEGGEVEQVKLNNSTLTITGTFVTGDEFTTTAPPGFPNETDRELLREKGVEFTPTTPTTNWLVSLIPLLLPFVLIIGFLVWMNRRAQGQMGNVMSIGRSRAKAYTTDRPSTTFDDVAGYATVKEEIKEVVDFLRMPERFKEIGARVPKGILLVGPPGTGKTLFARAVAGEAGVGFLSVTGSDFMEMFVGVGASRVRDLFQQARKMGRAIIFVDEIDSIGRKRGAGLGGGHDEREQTLNQMLSEMDGFETSEGIVIMAATNRPDILDPALLRPGRFDRQIVVPLPEYEERLAILKVHSRDKRIGPDADLEVMAKGTPGMSGADLANLVNEAALYAVRRGAKQIERIDFESARDRILMGARRDSLVLSAEEKRVTAYHEGGHAVLAAVLPHSDSLHKVSILPRGMALGVTHTLPEERHSYSKEYVEDRICMALGGRVAEELVFGQQTTGAANDLEIITGLARRMVREWGMSEKVGPMAWHSQQQVFLGEDLMTGGREYSDDTARLLDEEMNHILIEQEDRARALLTQHRRGLDLVAAALLEHETIDGNHVSRLIHGAIDVPARPAAMPAPSAASATD from the coding sequence ATGAGCGAGCTGCCTCCCCCGCCGCCGCCCCCGCCGCCGCCCAAGCACCGCGCGCCCCAGCGCCCGGAGGGCGAAGGTCCGAACGGCAAAGCTGGTGGCGGCGCCACCGGCGGCAGGCCCGCGCTCCCCCGCTGGTCGCCCTGGATCCTGCTCGGGATCATGCTGCTGCTGCTTTTCGGCCAGCAGCTCCTTCCCGAGCCGAACCGCGAAGAGATCGGCTTCGACGAGTTCATCACCCAGGTGGAAGGTGGCGAGGTCGAGCAGGTCAAGCTGAACAACTCCACCCTCACCATCACCGGCACGTTCGTCACCGGCGACGAGTTCACCACCACGGCCCCTCCCGGCTTCCCCAACGAGACCGACCGCGAGCTGCTGCGCGAGAAGGGCGTCGAGTTCACGCCCACCACGCCGACCACGAACTGGCTGGTCAGCCTCATCCCGCTGCTGTTGCCGTTCGTGCTGATCATCGGGTTCTTGGTGTGGATGAACCGTCGCGCCCAGGGCCAGATGGGCAACGTGATGTCGATCGGGCGCAGCAGGGCCAAGGCGTACACCACCGATCGGCCGTCGACCACGTTCGACGACGTCGCCGGCTATGCCACGGTGAAAGAGGAGATCAAGGAAGTCGTCGACTTCTTGCGCATGCCGGAGCGGTTCAAAGAGATCGGCGCCCGGGTGCCGAAGGGCATCTTGCTCGTCGGCCCGCCAGGAACCGGCAAGACGCTGTTCGCGCGGGCGGTGGCGGGCGAGGCCGGGGTCGGCTTCTTGTCGGTCACCGGGTCCGACTTCATGGAGATGTTCGTCGGCGTCGGCGCGAGCCGGGTGCGTGACCTGTTCCAGCAGGCCCGCAAGATGGGCAGGGCGATCATCTTCGTCGACGAGATCGACTCCATCGGGCGCAAGCGCGGCGCCGGCCTGGGCGGCGGCCACGACGAGCGGGAGCAGACGCTCAACCAGATGCTGTCCGAGATGGACGGCTTCGAGACGTCCGAGGGCATCGTGATCATGGCCGCCACGAACCGGCCCGACATCTTGGACCCGGCGCTGCTGCGCCCCGGGCGCTTCGACCGCCAGATCGTCGTGCCGCTGCCGGAGTACGAAGAGCGCCTCGCGATCTTGAAGGTCCACAGCCGTGACAAGCGCATCGGCCCCGACGCTGACCTCGAGGTGATGGCCAAGGGCACGCCGGGGATGAGCGGCGCCGACCTCGCCAACCTCGTCAACGAGGCTGCCCTCTACGCCGTGCGGCGCGGCGCGAAGCAGATCGAGCGGATCGACTTCGAATCGGCGCGCGACCGGATCCTGATGGGCGCCCGGCGCGACTCCCTCGTGCTGTCGGCCGAGGAAAAGCGCGTCACCGCCTACCACGAGGGCGGGCACGCGGTGCTCGCCGCCGTCTTGCCCCACAGCGACTCGCTGCACAAGGTCAGCATCTTGCCGAGGGGCATGGCGCTCGGTGTCACCCACACCCTGCCCGAGGAGCGCCACAGCTACTCGAAGGAGTACGTCGAGGATCGCATCTGCATGGCCCTCGGTGGGCGCGTGGCCGAAGAGCTCGTGTTCGGCCAGCAGACGACGGGAGCGGCGAACGACCTCGAGATCATCACCGGGCTCGCTCGGCGGATGGTGCGTGAGTGGGGGATGAGCGAAAAGGTCGGCCCGATGGCCTGGCACAGCCAGCAGCAGGTGTTCCTCGGCGAAGACCTGATGACGGGCGGGCGCGAGTACTCAGACGACACCGCCCGCCTGCTGGACGAGGAGATGAACCACATCCTGATCGAGCAAGAGGACCGGGCCAGGGCGCTGCTCACCCAGCACCGCCGCGGCCTCGACCTCGTCGCCGCGGCACTGCTCGAACACGAGACGATCGACGGCAACCACGTCAGCCGGCTGATCCACGGAGCCATCGACGTGCCGGCGCGGCCCGCGGCGATGCCCGCCCCCAGCGCCGCTTCCGCCACCGACTAG
- a CDS encoding glycosyltransferase family 4 protein produces MVTVAVDVAPLYGPRTGVALAVAGLVAALRALDDPPELVPYLTSYRARPTDGTRRLPYPAALTLRTWPRSSLPPADRFLRPAQVVHGTNYTVPPGRLPRLVSVYDCWFLRHEHLAVPDVRRAGRVLRRSIDKGAVVHCTSAATAGHLTELFPGARIETIPLGPPPALPDPGDGSRSAPAPIPELVGASFVLALGTVERRKNLPALVAAWGELAPRHAALWLVLAGSPGDDSPALDQALDAIGGAASRRVLRPGRVDDATKAWLLTNAAALAYPSLDEGFGFPLLEAMAAGTPVVATSVGSIPEVAGDAAILCAPDDVAGLADALHRVLTDADERERLLAAGRRRLQAFDWETTALAMSALYRDLAGERAVAR; encoded by the coding sequence ATGGTCACCGTGGCCGTCGACGTCGCCCCGCTGTACGGGCCGCGCACCGGGGTCGCGCTGGCCGTCGCCGGTCTCGTCGCCGCCCTCCGCGCGCTGGACGACCCGCCCGAGCTGGTGCCGTACCTGACGAGCTACCGGGCCCGACCGACGGACGGCACCCGCCGCCTCCCGTACCCGGCCGCGCTCACGCTGCGCACGTGGCCGCGCAGCTCGCTGCCCCCGGCCGACAGGTTCCTGCGGCCGGCGCAGGTGGTGCACGGGACGAACTACACCGTCCCCCCCGGCCGGCTGCCTCGCCTGGTGAGCGTCTACGACTGCTGGTTCCTGCGCCACGAGCACCTCGCCGTACCCGACGTGCGGCGCGCGGGCCGTGTGCTGCGCCGCTCGATCGACAAAGGTGCCGTCGTGCACTGCACCTCCGCGGCCACGGCCGGACATCTCACGGAGCTGTTCCCTGGTGCGCGCATCGAGACGATCCCCCTCGGCCCGCCGCCGGCGCTGCCCGACCCAGGCGACGGCTCACGTTCGGCCCCGGCCCCGATCCCCGAGCTCGTGGGTGCCAGCTTCGTCCTCGCCCTCGGCACCGTGGAACGCCGCAAGAACCTGCCCGCGCTGGTCGCCGCGTGGGGCGAGCTCGCTCCCCGTCACGCCGCGCTGTGGCTGGTGCTCGCGGGTTCACCCGGAGACGACTCGCCGGCGCTCGACCAGGCCCTCGACGCCATCGGAGGAGCGGCGAGCCGTCGCGTGCTGCGGCCAGGGCGGGTCGACGACGCCACGAAGGCGTGGCTGCTCACGAACGCCGCCGCGCTCGCCTACCCTTCGCTCGACGAGGGGTTCGGCTTCCCGCTGCTCGAGGCGATGGCGGCAGGCACACCGGTCGTCGCGACGAGCGTCGGGTCGATACCCGAGGTCGCCGGCGACGCGGCGATCCTCTGCGCGCCCGACGACGTGGCCGGGCTCGCCGACGCCTTGCACCGCGTGCTCACCGACGCCGACGAGCGCGAGCGGCTCCTGGCAGCCGGACGGCGCCGGCTGCAGGCGTTCGACTGGGAGACCACGGCGCTCGCGATGTCGGCGCTCTACCGCGACCTGGCCGGCGAGCGAGCGGTGGCTCGATGA
- a CDS encoding CPBP family intramembrane metalloprotease produces MRPATNQTRFTVGAAAFAWLACYVVALPAQAVVIALSGYGDADPDSWPIWVTVASVACLWVPFLVALVVMSQRFGTARFADDYRLRMRPADLAGVPIGVLSQLALVPLVYWPLESWFPDTFSSEKVEERARELWDRADGVWLVVLVLMVALGAPIIEELVYRGMILQALQARVLDVVAVVIGAAWFAAIHLRPVELPGLFAFAVVLGLCFQRTGRLAMPILAHIAFNVVGLAITAA; encoded by the coding sequence GTGCGGCCGGCCACGAACCAGACCCGCTTCACGGTCGGCGCCGCCGCCTTTGCCTGGCTCGCCTGCTACGTCGTCGCTCTGCCTGCGCAGGCGGTCGTCATCGCCCTGTCCGGGTACGGCGACGCCGATCCCGACTCCTGGCCGATCTGGGTCACGGTGGCCTCCGTCGCCTGTCTGTGGGTGCCGTTCCTGGTCGCTCTCGTCGTCATGTCGCAGCGCTTCGGCACGGCGCGCTTCGCCGACGACTACCGGCTGCGCATGCGGCCGGCAGACCTGGCCGGTGTGCCGATCGGAGTGCTCAGCCAGCTCGCGCTCGTGCCGCTCGTCTATTGGCCGCTCGAGTCGTGGTTCCCGGACACGTTCTCCTCGGAGAAGGTGGAAGAGCGAGCTCGTGAGCTCTGGGACCGCGCCGACGGGGTGTGGCTCGTCGTGCTGGTGCTCATGGTCGCCCTGGGCGCGCCGATCATCGAAGAGCTCGTCTACCGGGGGATGATCCTCCAGGCGCTCCAGGCGCGTGTGCTCGACGTCGTCGCCGTGGTGATCGGAGCGGCATGGTTCGCCGCCATCCACCTGCGCCCGGTGGAGCTGCCCGGCCTCTTCGCGTTCGCCGTCGTCCTCGGGCTCTGCTTCCAACGCACCGGCAGGCTGGCGATGCCGATCCTTGCCCACATCGCCTTCAACGTCGTCGGGCTCGCGATCACGGCCGCCTAG
- a CDS encoding 2-phospho-L-lactate transferase, giving the protein MITVLAGGVGAARLLRGLVRVVPPEALLAVVNTGDDTVLHGLNISPDLDTVTYTLAEAIDPARGWGLAGETWRAMEALQRYAAVRPLGSTAATTWFNLGDHDLATHLYRTARLREGASLTDVSAEIARAWQLGLQITPMCDEPVSTLVTLAGDEDGREVSFQEYFVERRHDVAVRSVRFAGAAEARPGFLVALADAAAVVIAPSNPIVSVGPIRALPGVDAALAARREQVVAVSPIVAGEALKGPAARMLAELGHEASVVGVARLYAEVCGTLVIDSLDAALAPAVEAEGLRCVVTDTVMSTPEVAAALGATALAAVGYGTGRAS; this is encoded by the coding sequence ATGATCACCGTGCTCGCCGGTGGCGTCGGCGCAGCCCGCCTGCTGCGCGGGTTGGTCCGTGTCGTTCCCCCCGAGGCGCTGCTCGCCGTCGTCAACACCGGCGACGACACCGTGTTGCACGGTCTGAACATCTCGCCCGACCTGGACACGGTGACGTACACGCTCGCCGAGGCGATCGACCCCGCCCGCGGCTGGGGACTGGCCGGCGAGACGTGGCGGGCGATGGAAGCCCTGCAACGGTACGCGGCCGTGCGACCGCTCGGTTCGACGGCGGCCACCACGTGGTTCAACCTCGGCGATCACGACCTGGCCACCCACCTGTACCGCACGGCTCGACTCCGCGAGGGAGCGTCGCTGACCGACGTCAGCGCCGAGATCGCGAGGGCGTGGCAGCTCGGCCTACAGATCACCCCGATGTGCGACGAGCCGGTGTCGACGCTCGTCACCCTCGCCGGCGACGAAGACGGGCGCGAGGTGAGCTTCCAGGAGTACTTCGTGGAGCGCCGCCACGACGTGGCCGTGCGCTCGGTGCGCTTCGCCGGCGCCGCCGAGGCGCGCCCGGGCTTCCTCGTAGCGTTGGCCGACGCCGCGGCCGTGGTCATCGCGCCGTCGAACCCGATCGTGTCCGTCGGGCCGATCCGGGCGCTGCCCGGCGTCGACGCCGCCCTCGCCGCACGGCGCGAGCAGGTGGTGGCCGTCTCGCCGATCGTCGCCGGAGAGGCGCTGAAGGGCCCCGCCGCGCGGATGCTCGCCGAGCTCGGCCACGAGGCATCGGTGGTGGGCGTGGCCAGGCTGTACGCCGAGGTGTGCGGCACTCTCGTCATCGACTCCCTCGACGCTGCGCTGGCGCCGGCGGTCGAGGCCGAGGGGCTGCGCTGCGTCGTCACCGACACCGTGATGAGCACCCCCGAGGTCGCCGCCGCGCTCGGCGCGACGGCCCTCGCGGCGGTCGGCTACGGCACGGGCAGGGCGTCTTGA
- the gmd gene encoding GDP-mannose 4,6-dehydratase, whose protein sequence is MPRAFITGITGQDGQHLAELLHKEGYQVFGMVKGQNNPRSEMLRDDLAFVEPVPGDLADLPSLVKALDHAQPDEVYNLGAISFVALSFNQAELTANVTGLGVLRMLEAVRMVGGSQNNPMRFYQASSSEMFGKVRETPQTEMTPFHPRSPYGCAKVFGHDITVNYRESYGLYACSGILFNHEGPRRGLEFVTRKVTNAAARIKLGLQDELVLGTLDTKRDWGYAGDYVKAMWLMLQQDEPDDYVVATGETHSIEQLVERAFAEVGIDDWRPYVRQDQRFYRPAEVDLLIGDATKARERLGWQPEVDFEGLVRLMVEHDLRLEAKKAGITR, encoded by the coding sequence ATGCCCCGAGCGTTCATCACCGGCATCACCGGACAAGACGGCCAGCACCTCGCCGAACTGCTGCACAAGGAGGGCTACCAGGTGTTCGGGATGGTGAAGGGCCAGAACAACCCGCGCTCGGAGATGCTGCGCGACGACCTCGCCTTCGTCGAGCCCGTCCCCGGCGATCTCGCCGATCTGCCCTCGCTCGTCAAGGCCCTCGACCACGCCCAGCCCGACGAGGTGTACAACCTCGGCGCGATCTCGTTCGTGGCGCTGTCGTTCAACCAGGCCGAGCTGACGGCGAACGTCACCGGCCTCGGCGTGCTGCGCATGCTCGAGGCCGTGCGCATGGTCGGCGGCTCGCAGAACAACCCGATGCGCTTCTACCAGGCCTCGTCCTCGGAGATGTTCGGCAAGGTGCGCGAGACCCCGCAGACGGAGATGACCCCGTTCCACCCGCGCTCGCCCTACGGCTGTGCCAAGGTGTTCGGCCACGACATCACGGTGAACTACCGCGAGAGCTACGGCCTCTACGCCTGCTCGGGGATCCTGTTCAACCACGAAGGGCCGCGCCGGGGGCTCGAGTTCGTCACCCGCAAGGTGACCAACGCGGCCGCGCGGATCAAGCTCGGTCTGCAGGACGAGCTGGTGCTCGGCACCCTCGACACCAAGCGCGACTGGGGCTACGCCGGCGACTACGTGAAGGCGATGTGGCTGATGCTCCAGCAGGACGAGCCCGACGACTACGTGGTCGCCACCGGAGAGACGCACTCCATCGAGCAGCTCGTCGAGCGGGCCTTCGCCGAGGTGGGCATCGACGACTGGCGCCCGTACGTGCGCCAGGACCAGCGGTTCTACCGCCCGGCCGAGGTCGACCTGCTGATCGGCGACGCCACCAAGGCGCGCGAGCGCCTCGGGTGGCAGCCAGAGGTGGACTTCGAGGGGCTGGTGCGCTTGATGGTCGAGCACGACCTGCGGCTCGAGGCGAAGAAGGCCGGCATCACCCGCTAG
- a CDS encoding DUF3499 family protein, whose amino-acid sequence MRLCSRTGCVDSASVTLTYQYSRAVVWLDDLGSERDPHSYDMCGRHASRLSVPNGWRLEDRRERVLLSFSPRLAG is encoded by the coding sequence ATGCGGTTGTGCTCGCGGACGGGCTGTGTCGACTCGGCATCGGTGACGCTCACCTACCAGTACTCCCGCGCCGTGGTGTGGCTCGACGACCTCGGCTCCGAGCGTGACCCGCACTCCTACGACATGTGCGGGCGTCACGCCTCCCGGCTCTCGGTCCCGAACGGGTGGCGGCTCGAGGACCGCCGCGAGCGGGTGCTTCTCAGCTTCTCCCCGCGCCTCGCTGGCTGA
- a CDS encoding glycosyltransferase: MDAVTPSAPAVVATVVVHDPGPWFDEVLDGLADQDYPNLKLLFLVATADEEEAAAVRARVGAVLPRAHVRALGANPGFGPAANEVMRLVEGESGLFCLLHDDVALEPDAVSVLVEELYRSNAGIVAPKLVDWDDPGVLQHVGFDMDRFGELDGLVERGEVDQEQHDAVRDVFVVSSACLLVRADLFRALGGFDPEMSFHGEDRELCWRAHLSGARVLVVPSARARHRGRMQERQPDLAHRSLSARHRLRAVATLTGRWRFLALLPVLLLLNLTELVVGVFTGRAGSAAAALRAYMGLVPQAGSIASRRREIAHLRQVPDREVAGLQLRGSARLGAYLRSRGATVAVRSPESRRARVREVSPVTGVVWIAVLALCLVGGRGLISGGVRTVGEMLAFPDSASGLLDEYRSGWWQTGLGRTGASPTGFGVLGAGGLVLLGNMGLLRMLGVVGVILLGYLGMWRLCTVFPQAMARAAGLAVYAAVPLPYAATAAGRWQAVLAYAAVPWSLHLVRRVGGLADAGIHEPDDVVDVVAPVSFGRRVRQVAALALVLAVAGAFSPSVVLVVLVAALAWLVAAALVRASLAAALLGVAAALAAAVVALLLHLPWTPRYFDSGGWDAVVGPELAGPADLGLARLARFGVGPSTLGPLAIALYLPVVAAVLVARGWRLAWAARGAVLVLAFGALALLDDQGSLPLRLPEPGILLAPVAVGLALCAAVAIGSFRADVRGARFGWRQPVGILAAAAVAVGIVPGIAAAADGHWHQPAISVADQLSELLPDAVPEGDYRVLFVGDPRLMPVASWSYADGVAYALHDDGAYEVTETWVGPDDVERRSVGAALDTIAVRSTARAGRLLAPLGVRYVVVPLFDRVNSTPGSPLPPPAGLFAALGDQLDLRRAYSSSDFVVYENTAWLPVRSALSAAAGEASSEAGAEALVSVDLGTSSPLFVGSDALSASEDRVPAGTVHVALAHDERWQLDLGGEQIEPRRAFGATIAFDAPAAGDATLSYEQPTSRTLALVLQGLLWLATVLVALGLPWSRLWRRRQPVPVVSPFGPPVIRLDTEETDAQEVQQ, from the coding sequence GTGGATGCCGTCACCCCGAGCGCTCCTGCTGTCGTCGCGACGGTCGTCGTCCACGACCCGGGCCCGTGGTTCGACGAGGTCCTCGACGGGCTCGCCGACCAGGACTACCCGAACCTGAAGCTGCTCTTCCTCGTGGCGACCGCCGACGAGGAGGAAGCCGCCGCCGTTCGCGCCCGCGTCGGCGCCGTGCTACCCCGTGCCCACGTGCGTGCCCTCGGCGCCAACCCCGGCTTCGGCCCGGCCGCGAACGAGGTGATGCGCCTCGTCGAGGGCGAATCCGGGCTGTTCTGCCTGCTCCACGACGACGTCGCGTTGGAGCCCGACGCCGTGAGCGTGCTCGTCGAGGAGCTCTACCGCTCCAACGCCGGCATCGTCGCGCCGAAGCTGGTCGACTGGGACGACCCAGGTGTGTTGCAGCACGTCGGGTTCGACATGGACCGCTTCGGCGAGCTCGACGGCCTGGTCGAACGGGGCGAGGTGGACCAAGAGCAGCACGACGCGGTGCGCGACGTCTTCGTCGTGTCTTCGGCGTGCCTGCTCGTGCGCGCCGACCTGTTCCGCGCGCTCGGCGGCTTCGACCCGGAGATGTCCTTCCACGGGGAGGACCGCGAGCTCTGCTGGCGCGCGCATTTGTCGGGGGCACGTGTCCTGGTCGTGCCGTCCGCGCGCGCGAGGCACAGGGGCCGCATGCAGGAGCGGCAACCCGACCTGGCCCACCGCTCGCTCTCGGCTCGCCACCGTCTGCGGGCGGTCGCCACGCTCACCGGTCGGTGGCGCTTCCTCGCCCTCCTGCCGGTGCTGTTGCTGCTGAACCTGACCGAGCTCGTCGTCGGCGTCTTCACCGGGCGGGCCGGGTCGGCGGCGGCGGCGCTGCGGGCGTACATGGGCCTCGTGCCGCAAGCGGGATCGATCGCCTCGCGCCGGCGCGAGATCGCGCACCTGCGCCAGGTCCCCGACCGCGAGGTCGCCGGGCTCCAGCTGAGGGGCAGTGCTCGCCTCGGCGCCTACTTGCGATCGCGGGGGGCGACGGTGGCCGTGCGCTCGCCGGAGAGCCGACGCGCCCGCGTGCGCGAAGTCAGCCCGGTAACCGGTGTGGTATGGATCGCGGTGCTGGCGCTGTGCCTCGTCGGAGGTCGCGGGCTGATCAGCGGCGGGGTGCGCACCGTGGGTGAGATGCTCGCCTTCCCCGACTCGGCGAGTGGGCTGCTCGACGAGTACCGCTCCGGGTGGTGGCAGACCGGACTCGGCCGCACCGGGGCCTCACCGACGGGGTTCGGAGTGCTCGGCGCCGGTGGCTTGGTGCTGCTCGGCAACATGGGCTTGCTGCGCATGCTCGGCGTCGTCGGGGTGATCCTGCTCGGCTACCTCGGCATGTGGAGGCTGTGCACCGTCTTCCCCCAGGCGATGGCCCGGGCAGCGGGCCTGGCCGTCTACGCCGCCGTGCCGCTGCCCTACGCGGCCACCGCGGCCGGGCGTTGGCAGGCGGTGCTCGCGTACGCCGCGGTGCCGTGGTCGCTGCACCTCGTGCGCCGGGTCGGCGGTCTCGCCGACGCGGGCATCCACGAACCCGACGACGTCGTCGACGTGGTCGCGCCGGTCAGCTTCGGACGCAGGGTGCGCCAGGTGGCGGCTCTCGCGCTGGTGCTTGCCGTCGCCGGCGCCTTCTCCCCGTCGGTGGTGCTCGTCGTCCTCGTGGCCGCGCTCGCCTGGCTCGTCGCGGCCGCGCTGGTGAGGGCCTCGCTCGCTGCGGCCCTCCTCGGCGTCGCAGCTGCGCTGGCCGCCGCCGTGGTGGCGCTGTTGCTGCACCTGCCCTGGACGCCGCGCTACTTCGACAGCGGGGGCTGGGATGCAGTGGTCGGCCCCGAGCTGGCCGGACCTGCCGACCTCGGCCTCGCGCGGCTGGCCAGGTTCGGTGTCGGACCGTCCACCCTCGGCCCGCTCGCGATCGCGCTCTACCTGCCGGTGGTCGCCGCAGTGCTGGTCGCGCGCGGCTGGCGGCTGGCCTGGGCGGCACGCGGTGCGGTGCTCGTGCTGGCGTTCGGCGCCCTCGCCCTGCTCGACGACCAGGGCTCGCTGCCCCTGCGGCTCCCCGAACCCGGGATCCTGCTCGCACCCGTGGCCGTCGGGCTGGCCCTGTGCGCGGCGGTCGCCATCGGGTCGTTCCGTGCCGACGTGCGCGGGGCCCGGTTCGGTTGGCGCCAGCCGGTCGGCATCCTCGCCGCAGCCGCGGTCGCCGTCGGCATCGTGCCGGGCATCGCCGCCGCGGCCGACGGGCACTGGCACCAGCCGGCGATCTCCGTCGCCGACCAGCTGAGCGAGCTGCTGCCCGACGCCGTGCCGGAGGGTGACTACCGGGTGTTGTTCGTCGGCGATCCACGGCTGATGCCGGTGGCGTCGTGGAGCTACGCCGACGGGGTCGCGTACGCGCTGCACGACGACGGCGCGTACGAAGTCACCGAGACCTGGGTCGGCCCCGACGACGTGGAGCGTCGCTCCGTCGGAGCCGCACTCGACACGATCGCGGTGCGCTCGACGGCTCGCGCCGGGCGGCTGCTCGCCCCCCTCGGAGTCCGTTACGTGGTCGTGCCCCTGTTCGACCGGGTCAACTCCACCCCCGGATCACCACTGCCTCCGCCGGCCGGGCTCTTCGCTGCGCTCGGCGACCAGCTCGATCTGCGGCGTGCCTACAGCTCTTCCGACTTCGTCGTGTACGAGAACACGGCCTGGCTGCCGGTGCGCTCCGCCCTCTCCGCGGCCGCCGGTGAGGCCAGCAGCGAAGCCGGCGCCGAGGCACTCGTCTCCGTCGACCTCGGCACGTCGAGTCCGCTGTTCGTCGGCAGTGACGCGCTGAGCGCGAGCGAGGACCGCGTGCCCGCCGGCACCGTCCACGTCGCGCTCGCACACGACGAGCGGTGGCAGCTCGATCTCGGCGGCGAACAGATCGAGCCGCGGCGCGCATTCGGTGCCACGATCGCGTTCGACGCACCTGCCGCCGGCGACGCGACGCTCAGCTACGAGCAGCCGACCAGCCGCACGCTGGCACTGGTGTTGCAGGGGTTGCTGTGGTTGGCGACCGTTCTAGTCGCGCTCGGCCTGCCGTGGTCGCGCCTGTGGCGGCGGCGCCAGCCGGTGCCCGTGGTGTCGCCTTTCGGCCCGCCGGTGATCCGCCTCGACACCGAGGAGACCGATGCGCAGGAGGTGCAGCAATGA